From a region of the Megalops cyprinoides isolate fMegCyp1 chromosome 13, fMegCyp1.pri, whole genome shotgun sequence genome:
- the LOC118788333 gene encoding aminopeptidase Ey-like, whose translation MSQGVYISKRVAVATVTVTVIALVSVIAMVIYHRVRTEECPPSPLPTVVTPTSVPTKPPTNIWLPGNLVPESYRIYLQTHLQTRDIGIHNQNLNFSGNSTVKFLCVEATDWIVIHSKDLSVTVKGVRDGRGRAVPVKGFQEQNDTDTIQIELSDTLRVGRMYYLTTEFEGVYHNSSGMFMRGYKENGTEERYVVASHMEPTDARRVFPCFDEPAMKAVFTVSIIHRKGTIALSNMAQKDQVEKEIDGEAWLITEFYPTVKMSTYLIAFVVSNFEYKETNYGRYTLKTWARPEAIAGGFVNYAHSIAGDIIDFFEEFCGIEYPLNKIDQIAVPKLKVGGMENWGLIVYEEETFLYDARLSTTLHKELLASVVAHELAHQWFGNLVTMSWWNEVWLKEGFSTFLSYLALDKVEPTWNTKDLIVVHEIQGMLHLDSEDIFHPLSLGEEDIQSVSDITDLYGSIVYNKGAAVLRMLADLLSMSVFEKGVQSYLKAFQYKSAYSEDLWIHFQKAVNDSGGNIAVAEVMTTWTDQSGYPVVTIDTKSGEVSQKHFLLHQESEYNLTWQVPIKLMKSGSGDITFDLLTVLGPVSKPLYQADANEWILANINQTGYYRVNYDPENWEKLLQQLETDHRKIPVITRGQLIDDAFSLARAKHVNITLALRTTKYLLNDTEYIPWSSALTNLQYVVSMFDRSEVYGPVKAYLRKLVGPLYDHFESFTMNSTIPDSHSAQYTHNYAAKFACASDLQKCRNMAIGLFDRWRRDPATNPIHSNLKLTVYCSAVAAGGEEEWDFVWKMFQKAPIMLEKHWLRLALACTKDVWILNRYLEYSLDADKISPEDCVSTINAVAKNVVGQPLAWNFVRSRWSDISQKSQEMISQDELIEGVTERFSTAFELEQLWMFHEEHLNDLSISGKRALTDALERTQKNMEWVTENKRTLLEWFRREVSQESNS comes from the exons ATGTCCCAGGGAGTCTACATCTCTAAGCGCGTGGCTGTGGCCACAGTGACGGTCACAGTTATTGCTCTTGTCTCTGTGATCGCCATGGTCATATACCACCGTGTAAGAACTGAAGAATGCCCGCCTTCACCGCTGCCGACGGTTGTGACCCCCACCTCAGTCCCAACCAAGCCACCAACTAATATTTGGCTGCCCGGCAACCTGGTTCCGGAAAGCTACAGGATTTACCTGCAGACTCACCTGCAAACAAGGGACATCGGCATCCATAACCAAAACCTCAACTTCTCAGGAAACTCCACAGTGAAATTCCTGTGTGTGGAAGCAACTGACTGGATCGTCATTCACAGCAAAGATCTTTCTGTAACTGTGAAAGGAGTACGAGATGGACGCGGGAGAGCTGTGCCTGTTAAAGGCTTCCAGGAGCAGAATGACACTGATACCATACAAATAGAGCTTTCTGACACCTTGAGAGTTGGCAGGATGTATTACCTTACCACTGAGTTTGAGGGAGTATATCACAACTCGAGTGGCATGTTCATGAGGGGTTACAAAGAAAATGGCACTGAAGAAAG ATATGTTGTAGCTAGCCACATGGAGCCCACAGATGCAAGAAGAGTCTTTCCCTGTTTTGATGAACCAGCCATGAAAGCTGTGTTTACTGTCAGTATAATTCACAGGAAAGGCACAATAGCTTTAAGCAACATGGCTCAAAAAG ACCAAGTGGAAAAGGAAATTGATGGAGAGGCATGGTTAATCACTGAGTTTTATCCCACCGTAAAAATGTCAACTTACCTCATTGCTTTCGTAGTGTCAAACTTTGAGTATAAAGAGACCAACTATGGGAGGTATACATTAAAG aCATGGGCCCGGCCTGAGGCTATAGCTGGTGGATTTGTGAACTATGCACACAGTATTGCGGGGGATATCATTGACTTTTTTGAAGAGTTTTGTGGCATAGAGTATCCCTTGAATAAAATTG ATCAGATTGCTGTGCCAAAACTTAAAGTGGGCGGCATGGAAAACTGGGGTTTGATAGTCTATGAAGAGGAAACGTTTCTGTATGATGCACGGCTCTCCACCACATTACATAAAGAGCTGCTTGCTTCAGTGGTTGCTCATGAACTCGCCCATCAG TGGTTTGGAAACCTGGTCACTATGTCATGGTGGAATGAAGTCTGGCTGAAGGAAGGGTTTTCTACATTCCTGTCATACCTTGCCTTGGACAAAGTTGAGCCCACCTGGAATACT AAAGACCTGATCGTTGTCCATGAAATCCAGGGTATGCTTCATTTGGATTCTGAAGATATtttccaccccctctccctcggCGAAGAGGACATACAGTCTGTCTCTGACATCACCGATCTTTATGGCTCCATTGTCTACAACAAG GGAGCTGCTGTGCTCAGAATGCTGGCTGACTTGTTGTCGATGAGCGTCTTTGAAAAGGGTGTTCAG TCATACCTGAAGGCTTTCCAATATAAGAGTGCTTATTCTGAAGACCTCTGGATTCACTTTCAGAAG GCAGTAAATGACAGTGGCGGGAACATTGCCGTGGCGGAAGTCATGACGACATGGACAGACCAGTCGGGGTACCCTGTGGTAACCATCGACACCAAGTCTGGAGAGGTCTCCCAGAAGCACTTCCTTCTGCACCAAGAGTCAGAATACAA CCTTACCTGGCAAGTTCCAATAAAGCTGATGAAGTCTGGTTCAGGAGACATTACATTTGACTTATTGACTGTTCTTGGACCAG TGTCAAAGCCATTGTACCAGGCAGATGCAAATGAGTGGATTCTCGCCAATATCAATCAAACTGGATATTACAGAGTTAACTACGATCCAGAGAACTGGGAGAAACTCCTTCAACAGTTGGAAACAGATCACCGG AAAATACCAGTCATCACCAGAGGCCAGTTAATTGATGATGCATTTTCTCTGGCCAG AGCCAAACATGTCAACATCACACTGGCCTTGAGGACCACCAAGTACCTGCTGAATGATACAGAGTACATCCCATGGTCGTCTGCCCTGACAAACCTGCAGTATGTAGTCTCCATGTTTGATCGCTCTGAAGTCTATGGCCCAGTTAAG GCATACTTAAGGAAGCTGGTTGGTCCTCTTTATGACCACTTTGAAAGCTTCACAATGAACTCGACCATCCCGGACAGCCACAGCGCCCA GTATACCCACAATTATGCCGCTAAATTTGCTTGTGCCAGTGACCTTCAGAAGTGCCGAAATATGGCAATCGGTCTCTTTGACCGGTGGAGAAGAGACCCGGCCACAAATCC CATACACTCAAACCTGAAGCTCACTGTCTACTGCAGTGCCGTAgctgcaggaggggaggaggagtgggaCTTTGTctggaaaatgtttcaaaaggcCCCCATAATgcttgagaaacactggctgaGACTCGCCCTCGCCTGCACCAAGGATGTCTGGATCCTCAACAG ATACCTCGAATACAGCCTGGACGCGGACAAAATCAGCCCGGAGGACTGCGTTTCCACCATCAACGCCGTCGCCAAAAACGTGGTAGGGCAGCCCCTGGCCTGGAACTTTGTCCGATCCCGGTGGTCTGACATAAGCCAAAA GTCCCAGGAAATGATTTCACAAGACGAACTAATTGAAGGGGTGACTGAGAGATTCTCCACCGCATTTGAGCTAGAGCAG CTGTGGATGTTTCACGAGGAGCACCTCAACGACCTCTCCATTTCCGGGAAGCGGGCTTTGACTGATGCCTTAGAGAGGACACAGAAGAACATGGAGTGGGTGACAGAAAATAAGCGAACTTTGCTTGAGTGGTTCCGAAGAGAGGTTTCACAGGAAAGCAATAGCTAA
- the LOC118788486 gene encoding uncharacterized protein LOC118788486, which yields MPPRKRAVALLRGRQRRRAEEDVFPFNSLPVECQLHVLSFLSEVDKCSAALVCSGWSVLMRSGKLWRVADFSRRGAFHMGQEGLLVSNREFERWKDWVHHYAHHLISRGASLLTLKASFDLGDQYNKWGDLLSHLLESVHCRDLSHLDLNWTFTLLEPLDLRQYSSPHAHQESITKMDQVKNFQVLLAKLAQSCPRITKMRLHFDWSETSVSLLTQFRYLRVLELKYFWVFKGVNPSSLQSLTASLPYLKSLTLHVLVPLRNLGVSYTLESSSLEFLDVSQSRGLVFSRLHLPALRELRAKKMVRGITLDRRTRLRIQSRWPCLYQVLREGTPKLQALNNERLLPSWKEQSYQELSSILQQSCYCVQHLDSWLW from the coding sequence ATGCCTCCAAGAAAGAGAGCCGTGGCCCTTCTGAGGGGGCGGCAGCGGCGGAGGGCAGAGGAAGACGTGTTCCCCTTCAACTCACTGCCGGTGGAGTGCCAGCTCCATGTGCTGTCCTTCCTGAGCGAGGTGGACAAGTGCAGCGCGGCGCTGGTGTGCTCCGGCTGGAGCGTCCTCATGCGGTCCGGGAAGCTCTGGAGGGTGGCCGACTTCTCGCGCCGCGGCGCCTTCCACATGGGCCAGGAGGGCCTGCTGGTCTCCAACCGGGAGTTCGAGCGGTGGAAAGACTGGGTGCACCACTACGCCCACCATCTCATATCCCGGGGAGCGAGCTTGCTCACCCTCAAGGCCAGTTTTGATCTCGGGGACCAGTACAATAAGTGGGGCGATCTCCTATCTCACCTCCTGGAGAGCGTCCATTGTCGAGATCTCAGCCACCTGGACCTGAACTGGACCTTCACTCTGCTGGAGCCCTTGGACCTCCGGCAGTATTCCAGCCCTCACGCCCACCAGGAGAGCATCACCAAGATGGACCAAGTGAAAAACTTCCAGGTCCTGCTGGCGAAACTGGCGCAGAGCTGCCCGCGGATCACCAAGATGCGCCTGCACTTTGACTGGTCCGAGACCTCCGTCTCCCTGCTCACCCAGTTCCGCTACCTGCGGGTCCTGGAGCTCAAGTACTTCTGGGTCTTCAAAGGGGTCAACCCCAGCTCCTTGCAGAGCCTGACCGCGTCTCTGCCCTACCTCAAGTCCCTGACGCTTCACGTCCTGGTGCCGCTCAGGAACCTGGGCGTCTCCTACACGCTGGAGTCGTCCTCCCTGGAGTTCCTGGACGTGTCTCAGAGTCGCGGCCTGGTCTTCTCCCGCCTGCACCTGCCCGCCCTTCGCGAGCTGCGGGCCAAGAAGATGGTGCGGGGCATCACCCTGGACCGTCGCACTAGGCTGAGGATCCAGAGCAGGTGGCCCTGCCTCTACCAGGTCCTGCGAGAGGGAACGCCCAAACTGCAGGCCCTCAACAACGAGCGACTCCTCCCCAGCTGGAAGGAGCAGAGCTACCAGGAGCTGTCCTCCATCCTCCAGCAGTCCTGCTACTGTGTCCAGCACTTGGACAGCTGGCTGTGGTGA